Proteins encoded within one genomic window of Gallus gallus isolate bGalGal1 chromosome 1, bGalGal1.mat.broiler.GRCg7b, whole genome shotgun sequence:
- the MED21 gene encoding mediator of RNA polymerase II transcription subunit 21 isoform X1 has product MADRLTQLQDAVNSLADQFCNAIGVLQQCGPPASFSNIQTAINKDQPANPTEEYAQLFAALIARTAKDIDVLIDSLPSEESTAALQAASLYRLEEENHEAAARLEEVVYRGDMLLEKIQSALADIAQSQLKTRSGAHSQPLPDS; this is encoded by the exons ATGGCGGACCGGCTCACGCAGCTACAGGATGCGGTGAACTCG CTCGCTGACCAGTTCTGTAACGCCATCggagtgctgcagcagtgcgGCCCCCCAGCTTCCTTCAGCAACATTCAGACAGCAATCAACAAAGACCAACCGGCTAATCCCACAGAAG AATATGCCCAACTGTTTGCAGCATTGATTGCACGAACTGCAAAAGATATTGATGTTCTAATAGATTCCCTGCCTAGTGAAGAATcaacagcagctttgcag gctgCCAGTCTGTATCGGTTAGAAGAAGAGAATCACGAAGCAGCTGCCCGTCTGGAAGAGGTAGTTTATCGTGGGGATATGCTGCTGGAAAAGATACAGAGCGCCCTGGCGGATATTGCCCAGTCGCAACTGAAGACTCGAAGTGGCGCACACAGCCAGCCCCTGCCGGACTCGTAG
- the MED21 gene encoding mediator of RNA polymerase II transcription subunit 21 isoform X2, with product MADRLTQLQDAVNSLADQFCNAIGVLQQCGPPASFSNIQTAINKDQPANPTEEYAQLFAALIARTAKDIDVLIDSLPSEESTAALQDLNCCTQLLTPFATLRYLFLTFKKILLTPNSKNAAGLLFCSL from the exons ATGGCGGACCGGCTCACGCAGCTACAGGATGCGGTGAACTCG CTCGCTGACCAGTTCTGTAACGCCATCggagtgctgcagcagtgcgGCCCCCCAGCTTCCTTCAGCAACATTCAGACAGCAATCAACAAAGACCAACCGGCTAATCCCACAGAAG AATATGCCCAACTGTTTGCAGCATTGATTGCACGAACTGCAAAAGATATTGATGTTCTAATAGATTCCCTGCCTAGTGAAGAATcaacagcagctttgcag GACCTGAACTGCTGCACACAGCTTCTGACCCCTTTTGCAACACTCAGGTATCTGTTTCTCACTTtcaaaaaaatacttctgaccCCCAATTCCAAGAATGCTGCTGGCTTATTGTTCTGTTCTTTGTAA